One genomic window of Halorhabdus sp. CBA1104 includes the following:
- a CDS encoding helix-turn-helix domain-containing protein, with the protein MSPRSSPAVDAIDDEERPGFDSRRPLTAVLKVEGADCACPAVDTGDSTPPLDHHIIDDTCHVTSCGSIEDAAVHYRRTTVDGECVCRIVASHGCNPSLQVLGEQSVVVRTNPPDKETLREVVTDIREIAESVRLQQLVRGGPGDRRSELVDLDNLTETERETIDWAIVAGYYDRPRSIDFEELADEIGISKSALSKRLSAAEAKIMRDLFSDEP; encoded by the coding sequence ATGAGTCCCCGATCGAGTCCTGCAGTCGATGCAATCGACGACGAGGAGAGACCAGGATTCGATTCCCGACGCCCGCTGACTGCCGTCCTAAAAGTCGAGGGCGCCGACTGTGCCTGTCCTGCGGTCGACACCGGTGACAGTACCCCACCACTCGACCACCACATAATCGACGATACCTGCCACGTCACCTCGTGTGGGAGCATCGAGGACGCCGCAGTCCACTACCGACGGACGACGGTCGACGGAGAGTGTGTCTGTCGGATCGTGGCGTCTCACGGCTGTAACCCCTCCCTGCAGGTACTGGGCGAACAGTCGGTCGTCGTGCGGACGAACCCGCCCGACAAAGAGACCTTACGGGAAGTCGTCACGGACATAAGAGAGATCGCAGAGAGTGTCCGCTTGCAACAACTGGTCAGGGGTGGGCCTGGCGACCGTCGCTCTGAGCTCGTCGATCTCGACAATCTGACCGAGACAGAGCGTGAAACGATCGACTGGGCGATCGTCGCCGGCTACTACGATCGACCGCGGTCGATCGATTTCGAGGAGTTGGCCGACGAAATCGGTATCTCGAAGTCGGCCCTCTCGAAGCGGCTTTCGGCGGCGGAAGCAAAGATCATGCGCGATCTATTCAGCGACGAACCCTAG